Genomic segment of Triticum aestivum cultivar Chinese Spring chromosome 6A, IWGSC CS RefSeq v2.1, whole genome shotgun sequence:
ctagttgtgaaaaaaaattgaaaaaaaattactagtggcgcaccgtggatgtgatgcaccattactagttaaactagtaatggcgcaccatccacttgtgcgccattactaattttgaaaaaaaatgaaaaaaatgaaaaaaatttactagtggcgcacagtggatgtggtgcgccattactagtttaacaaGTAATtgcgcactatccactggtgcgccattactagttttgaaaaaaaatgaaaaaaaattgttactaatggcgcatcgtgggtgtggtgcgccattagtattcagacactaatggcgcaccatgtgcgccattagtatatagtaatggcgcaccacatgtctggtgcgccattagtggccatatcatatatagcccttttcctaatagtgcaaagctaagcacttctcccattgcaaaaaagatcaatctagtaggccaaactaaaccgataattcgaagagacttgcaaagatatttaaatcatgcataaaagaatttagagaagaatcaaatattgttcatagataatcttgattataaacccacaattcatcggatctcgataaacacaccgcaaaaagtattacatcgaatagatctccaagaagatcgaggagaactttttattgagatctaaacagagagaagaagtcatctagctaataaatatggacccgaaggtctgtggtaaactactcacacatcatcggagaggctatggtgttgatgtagaagccctccgtgatcgaatccccctccggcctactagattgcggcggtggaaaaggtgtttcgtggctctccccgaaggtttcagggtataagagtatatataggcgaaagaagtaggtcggtggagctgcgatgggcccacgagggtgggggcgcgtcctcctgccttgtggacgcctcgtggctttcttgacctccactccaaatctcctggattgtgtttgttccaaaaacgatcctcgcgaaggtttcattccgtttggattccgtttgatattccttttctgcgaaacactgaaataggcaaaaaaacaacaatttgtactgggccttcggttaatagattagtcccaaaaataatataaaaaagtatattaaagcccattaaacatccaaaacagatgatataatggcatggaacaattaaaaattataaatacgttgaagacgtatcaagttCTGATCTTCCCATCCAGAAATGTAAGGTGCATAATTGTTCATGTAACTAAAGTCTGAACTTTTATACAACTAGAAGCTGATCAACAATATTGACTAAGGATGCAAAGAAAAGTTGTATTGCATTTATCTCACAAATTTATTTTGCGTTATCAAAGTGCTTCCCTATTTCATGGGTTAAACCAGTGCAATGGACACTTTTGAAAATCTTGCAATTGTCTAGATAAATATTTAATAAAAATTAAAAATGGCTATAACATGATAAAATAAAAGAAACAAGTAGTTCAAAATTTTCAAGGAGTTACATTATTTCCAAGGATGTGCATTTTACAGAAGCTCCTATTTGGCGCGTGAGGCGCTGGCGAACATGCCAGCACGCACCGCCTCTCCTCCCGCGGACCCCTATTAGGCCGCCCATTAGCGGGGTTGGACGCCccagtttttctgttttttttgcctttttatgttttttttcttctttaaattaattctaaAATTCAAAAAAGTGAATTTTCCGAAAATGTTCCAGAAATCATAAGATGTTCgtggtttaaaaaatgttcatgatttttaaaaacaTTATTTGCATATTGAAAAAATgcttgtgaattcaaaaaataatTATGAATTCCACAAAAACATTCATTGATTCAAACATTGTTGGCGATTTCAAAAACCTGCACGTTGATGAACAAAATTTAAATTCGATGGACATTATATTGAATTTTTCTGAATCAATTTTCAATCAAACAACATTTTTTCAATATGATACACATTTTTCTAAGTTTCAAGATAATTTTTggatatgatgaacattttttgagtttTATGAACAAATTTCGATTTGAAAACATTACATGaacatgttgaaaatattttaaaagtTTGTTGAAATTTTTTTAAATATGATGAATTTTGGGTTCAATAAACAAAAATTGAAATTCAGAAAATATTCAGCAATTTGAAAATAATGTTCCCAGATTTCAGAAAAATGCTCATCAATTTgtaaaaaccaaaaaagaaaaaaccaaaaaaaggaaaaggaaaaaaaacaaaactaGAAGAGAATGGAAAAAAAgcggaaaaaaacaaaaggaaaggaagggaaaaAAAACCTGTTTGGGAAGGTTTTGGAACCTTCGCAAAGCTGGAAAGGAGCAAAAATACAGGCTGGCCCACTTGTTCGCACGGGGGAGCAACTACGGTGCACGCGTTCCTGCTCGCCCACGAACTACGCGCTGAATAGGTGAACCCAAAAAATTTAAGGGAGCAACTAACAAACGAGAGCTCGTTCTGAAGCCCCACAAGGGTCACCTTGGGGTGGGCTGAGAGCGTGCCGCTTGGCGTGCTCTTAGCAGCCGCCACGTGTCATCTCTGGCGCTCCCttctattatttttattttatttttctgcatgcgttttcggctttttagatGATTTCTTGGCTTTTTGGTTTCTCAACTGTCTTTCCTAGCTCTTGCAAAAATGTTTTTTATGTGTGAAAAAAGCTtttttttgctttcgcgagaggcatgccTCTCAAAAACgaataataataatatattttttactttcgcgagagacacggatttgctttcgcgagagacacgAATTTACTTCCGCGGGAGACACGGATTTGCTTCTGCGACAGGAACGTCCGagcctctcagaaacgaaaaaaacgtgCTTTTTTTCTTCCGCGGGAGGCACGTCGGAGACGAAAATAATGTGTTTTTTTACTTCCGCAAGACACACtgatttgcttccgtgagaggcttGGCTGTCTCTCGAAAATGAAAAAAACGTGATTTTTTTATTTTCACAAGAGGCACGAtcgtgcctctcgaaaatgaaaaaacatgtttttttatttACTTCCATGAGAGTTGTGAATTTGCTTCCACAAGAAGCATGGATTGGCTTCCGAGAGAGACATGGTCGTGCGTCTCAAAAACGAAAAATTACATTTTTTTTACCTTCATGAGAGGTATAGATGAGAGGCACAGTCATGCCTCtcggaaaaaaaatgtgttttctttttttataCTTCCATGAGAGGCACGGGTTTGATTTCGAGATAGacacagatttgcttccgcgaagtatggttgtgcctctcgaaaatgaaaaacacgtttttttttccaTGAGAGGCACGGATTTTTTAATGAAAAAAAATTCATCAGAACTTATCAACATGGTATCTAgtttttgaagatctcgacgcaaaAAATCAAACAGTGAAAACTATTCGAGATTTGGACGCGGGGTTTAAGAGACAAAACATTTTAAATAAATGGATGTATGAAAAAAATCTCATGTTGGGACAAGTGGCGTACATAGATGGGAGTGGCCTTTGCAATGAGTGATTCTTAATTATTGATTTCGGCATCTTACTAGTACAATGAGAAAAAACTCTAAATAATACCCCTCCGTTTTATTTACTCGGCATATTAGCTTTGgtcgaagtcaaactttgtaaactttgacaaaattTATAGACAAAATTATTAACATATACTATAACAAATCAATACATTactattagattcattattgaatatactttcacatcatataaatttgctattgtaaatgttcatattttttctataaacttggtcaaactttgtgaagtttgacttcagtcaaatctaatatgtagagtaaataaaaacgcAGGGAGTACCGAAAAAGGTAAAAAAAAATGGGGAATGACATTATTCGCGAGGAGTAGTTCTTACACCTGAATTTTCAGTGTTTTTTTTGGAACATTTGAATTTTCAGGTAGACTGCGGTCATTCCAATACAAAACCTTGTAATGACTTGAATTTATAGGCCCACGGCCCACCAGATCGGGCAATACCTCCTCCGCCGGCCGCCCCACCACATTTCCCGACAGAGCTCCGGCTGGGCGGCAGCGATCTTGACCGTCTCCCGACTCCCAATGCCCCTCTCCCACCCGCGCGCTCCCGTGCCTGAGCATTGTCCtttcccgccgccaccgccgccgctgccgtctccGGTAGCCCACTGCCGCCCTCAACCTCCGAGAAAGGTGAagcttcttctttcccttcctctTGTGTGCATTCCTGTACTGTCACAGTTCACATTTGTATGCCCACTTAGTTACCTACGCCTGAGTAGGATTTTCAGCACATGGATTGCTGGCTGGCACAGATCCGGCAACGAGACGGGGACTAGTTCAGTGAGGATTGCTTGCTAGTCGAATTCACCAATACTACTACAAATGCACGCGCCACgattactactactccctcctttcctaaatataaatctttttagagatttcagtgCGGACTAGATACGGATGTTTATAGATGGATTTTAGAGTGAGATTCGTctattttgctccttatgtagtccatatcgaaatctctaaaaggagatatatttaggaacggagggagtacacggtAAGTGGCAACTACTTTTTCCATTAGTTGTACTCTACCAATCTGCAGTCTGTTGTGGAATCTGATGTCATACCCTGCCCTGGTAATACAAACATGTCGACAGTAGCAAAACACCAGTAGCAAAGGTAATTAAGTCAAATGCGTCATATGCTAGTCGCTTGGGCATGTTGGTTGTTCCAGGAGCACCAATTTCTGATACGCTCAAATGCCACCACAAGTTGACCGGTGGCTTCCTGCCCGGTCTGCCAACTACCACATTGCAGACAGTTCTGATGTCTCACGTGACAACTACACCAAAGAGCTTAACATTAGACTTCTTATTGAGCTGAAAATCAAGTGTCATATAGTACAATACAATAGGCATTACTGCAGCATATTAAGTCTCATTGTCCAAAATAAATACATTCAGAATTGCTGTGAAACAAATCTCTAGATTTGCGGCATGGGGTGGCCCGGAGACGAAACAAATGGCTTGGGGGGCATCGTTAAACTCTGCAAGGTTCCTGTCAACATGTTCAACACTTTTGGCATCGATGGGCGATTTTTTGGGTTCCACTGAATGCACCATAGTGCCACAATGGCCAGCTTTCTTACTGTATCCTTCTCTTCTTGCGTCATTTCCCTTGATGATTCCAGTTCTTGCTCCGTGCTTATTTTCTCATATATCCATTCTGGGATGTAAACCTCGTTTTGGTTCTCAATCCATGGATCCGAGTTCCTCCTACCGCTCACCATTTCCAGCACCAGCATGCCAAAGCTATAGACATCGGACTTACTGGATATTCTCCCAAAGTTCCGTGAATATAGTTCTGGCGCAATGTAACCCATTGTTCCTCTTGCTGCAGTCAGTGTGACGATGCTATGATCTCTTGTACACAGCTTCGCAAGCCCAAAATCAGAAATCTTTGGATTGAAGCTGTAATCCAGCAAGATGTTGTGAGGCTTGATGTCGAAATGGAGGATCCGCTGATTGCACCCTTGATGCAGGTATTCGATTCCTCGTGCAATGCCCGATGCTATTTCCAGCATTTTGTTAGGTGCTAATAGCTCTCGACAAATATCTGATTCATGTGCAAATATATATTTCTCAAGTGATCCGTTCGGCATGAATTTGTAGATAAGAGCACGCCTTGTTCCATCTGAGCAGAATCCCAAGAGGCGGACCACATTAGCATGGTGGATCCTACCAATTGTCGCAACTTCATTCATGAACTCTTCCCCATCACTCTTTGAGTTCTCCAGCATCTTTACTGCCACAGGTACTCCATTTGCCAGCTGACCTTTGTGTACGCTTCCAAATCCACCCTGACCCAGTCTATCTTTGAATCGTCTTGTTACCTTTTTAACTTCAGAGAATGTGTACCTTGTTGGTTTTGATGTGCCATATGCCTTGAGAAACATTTCGATCTTCAGACGTACCTCTTCATCAACCTTTGATTTTAGGGATCGATAGAGTGCTGTGGCTGCCGTCAGCAAGAGAACCACAAATGTGGCTACCGATGATGTTGCTGAAAACAAGAATGCAGGCAAATAGCGAGTTTTACTTGGATTAAAAAAATCTTGCTTTCATGTCTTTCCTCTTATATTAGATAATAAAAAAATGCAAGAATAAGAGTGATAAACAAAAATATGTATGCATAATACCTGCAATGACTTTCACACGTGAACCTGCATGTAGGAAATAAGCGATTTAGATTTGGCGTGGAAAAGAACAGAATCCAGGCAATTTCTATTTCTTTTATAAAAGAGAGAAAGGGCTACTGATTTATTTTTGTTAAATAAGGACACCAACTCATGCCAATTCTTTGTTGATGGAATTGAAAAGAGATTCAATTCATGTGGGTGGGGCATTATAGCAGTGTCCACATGACAGTAAACACTTACTTAAATTGGGCATTGCTACAATTCTTGAACAAGTGAGAAAACTAACAGCTTAAGTTAACAAGATAAGCACCATAAATCCGTCTTGATATAATATGTTGAATGTAAATCCGACAGATATATTTGAACCAAGAGCAGCACATGTAGGTTTATCGTATTGACATATTGATTTTAACTTCCGAACTACTGAAGAGCATGCTAGGTTCACAAAATAACATAATGATGAAACTATTTGCATATATCTGAACTTTCTTGGGACATCATTTTATTTCTTCAGTAATAAGTTCAAAAGTATGAGCATCACAAAAATGCAGTTTAGTTGGGCTGGAATTCAGGCCTTCTTTCCAGAAGGTGTCATTGGTTTGTCTGCATAATCATGAAGGTTTTTCATCCCTGAGCTTCTTGATAAAGCTGTTCAAGCATGATTATTTCCTAAATATGGTGAATAGTGTGTTTAATTGTTTAGAGATTTTTTACCCTGTAAACCAGCCTGTTTATCAGAAATTTTGGAGCTAAACATAGTTGCTGTTTCTGAAACAATGTGATACTTTTGTGGTAAGAATGTAACTACAAAACAGGATACTTTTCATCTTGTATATGCTATCTGTATGGGGGAGTATCAGAACCATGTGAGTGAAATAGCAAATGGTGTATAAAAAGAACTAGTCTTTATTTGGATCATTTAGGTACTCTTGTCAAAAAATATTTAAGGCATGCAATTTATTCAGAACAAATCCTTCGATGCTTAAGAATTACTAGAAAGAATACCTTGGCGCTTGCAGAATGCTTGCCTGCGTTGTGAGCTGAATCCGCAGGGATGCCTGTTTTGCTCGCAGCCTAGACAAATGTCGGTTATGGTAGGAACTGACCAAGTCAAGGTTGTCTCACCAAATGCAATGACCCTTCTGGCTCTTTCGGCAAATAACACAGCATATTTGATATCATAATCCCACGGCGTTGAAATACCGTTTGAAACCACTGTGCAGTCTAAGGGAAGAATATACATTGGTTCACTACCGTCCATCAAATACATGAACTGGCTTGTGTTGCTCAGGCAAGAGATTGGGCCAACAATACTGTCCCCCATACCTGGTGTCGTACCGGCCTTCTCCATTCGTATCAACTCTCTTGAACAGCGTACCAGGATTGCAGTTTCACCCCCGTAACTGTCAGGTATGTATACACTAGTTGATAGATTGGTGGTAGTGATGTTCTGAAGCGGGCACCTAGTCCATGATTCTTCTAGCGGGATAACATTCAGAACAccgaaattgtagtagattgaagtGACCTTGCATAGTCCAAGAATTGGGTGAAGTAGGATTGTGTCTGCTTCCATTGAGCATGCTAGCTCCAAGCCAGGTGCTCCACAATACTGGGGGCTGGTGGCAAGGCGGAACGGAAATCGGATCTCTGTTCTGCCATCACCGCACCTGAATGGTGGGCAGTTATGGACCTTATGGAAGAAATCCCCATCACCACTTG
This window contains:
- the LOC123129062 gene encoding rust resistance kinase Lr10-like, whose product is MFKALVVALLFSVLNHGSNRATASGDGDFFHKVHNCPPFRCGDGRTEIRFPFRLATSPQYCGAPGLELACSMEADTILLHPILGLCKVTSIYYNFGVLNVIPLEESWTRCPLQNITTTNLSTSVYIPDSYGGETAILVRCSRELIRMEKAGTTPGMGDSIVGPISCLSNTSQFMYLMDGSEPMYILPLDCTVVSNGISTPWDYDIKYAVLFAERARRVIAFGETTLTWSVPTITDICLGCEQNRHPCGFSSQRRQAFCKRQGSRVKVIAATSSVATFVVLLLTAATALYRSLKSKVDEEVRLKIEMFLKAYGTSKPTRYTFSEVKKVTRRFKDRLGQGGFGSVHKGQLANGVPVAVKMLENSKSDGEEFMNEVATIGRIHHANVVRLLGFCSDGTRRALIYKFMPNGSLEKYIFAHESDICRELLAPNKMLEIASGIARGIEYLHQGCNQRILHFDIKPHNILLDYSFNPKISDFGLAKLCTRDHSIVTLTAARGTMGYIAPELYSRNFGRISSKSDVYSFGMLVLEMVSGRRNSDPWIENQNEVYIPEWIYEKISTEQELESSREMTQEEKDTVRKLAIVALWCIQWNPKNRPSMPKVLNMLTGTLQSLTMPPKPFVSSPGHPMPQI